A region from the Verrucomicrobiota bacterium genome encodes:
- a CDS encoding FkbM family methyltransferase, which yields MNLITTETARRLFKKYPFIKSKSAFKNFLKPFFPDKLSPLEIHPGLNLHLDYFRHNERVFWSYEEIEAPLQFYIDHYLPLNANFIDCGAHTGLIGFLASRRKNAHVVLIEARQEVCDILQQSLDGNPALAKHCQLIRKPCALNTDDRFSGSDCITLKAVIESFQGRIDFLKVDVDGPDFEVLSSAGDKLTPDQVTAIFIEIPPSNEESIQFLRNKGYKAFVSRRMVMKEIKSLYRPLIERDCFARLIIPHPHKTRSENILFLADGHPLEKFLSEWCDDFRDVSWQ from the coding sequence ATGAATTTAATCACTACTGAAACTGCCCGTCGTTTATTTAAGAAATATCCATTTATTAAGTCTAAATCGGCTTTTAAGAATTTTTTAAAGCCATTTTTCCCTGACAAACTTTCCCCCTTAGAAATACACCCAGGACTTAACCTTCATTTGGACTATTTCAGGCATAATGAGAGAGTATTTTGGTCGTATGAAGAAATAGAGGCGCCATTACAGTTCTATATTGATCATTACCTTCCACTAAACGCTAATTTTATTGATTGCGGAGCTCACACAGGTTTGATCGGTTTTCTCGCGTCTAGACGCAAAAATGCTCATGTGGTCCTCATCGAGGCTCGGCAAGAGGTGTGTGATATACTCCAGCAATCCCTTGACGGTAATCCTGCATTAGCCAAGCACTGTCAATTAATACGAAAACCCTGCGCCCTAAATACAGACGACCGATTTTCTGGCTCTGATTGTATTACTCTTAAAGCGGTCATTGAATCGTTCCAAGGTCGTATTGATTTCCTTAAAGTGGATGTGGACGGACCAGATTTTGAGGTATTATCCTCCGCCGGTGATAAACTTACCCCTGATCAAGTCACAGCCATTTTTATTGAAATACCACCATCAAATGAGGAATCAATACAGTTTCTCAGAAACAAGGGATATAAAGCCTTTGTCTCCAGGAGGATGGTAATGAAGGAAATTAAGTCACTCTACCGCCCGTTAATTGAACGGGATTGTTTTGCCCGCCTGATCATCCCACACCCCCATAAAACACGATCCGAGAATATTCTATTCCTAGCTGATGGGCATCCATTAGAAAAATTCCTTTCCGAATGGTGTGACGATTTTAGAGACGTTTCTTGGCAGTAA
- the nusB gene encoding transcription antitermination factor NusB, whose translation MGYRRDAREKAVQFLYQHEMNAEADLDKAVEDFWAIPENSEASKRTREFADGLIRGAFEHRNESDTKIKAYAQNWDFHRIAAVDKNVMRLAIFEMLHRDDIPPVVSINEAVEIAKRFSTADSGKFVNGILDKFKLELTRPFRDAAGKK comes from the coding sequence ATGGGTTACAGACGAGATGCACGTGAAAAAGCAGTCCAGTTCCTTTACCAGCATGAGATGAATGCAGAGGCTGACCTGGACAAAGCCGTGGAAGACTTTTGGGCGATACCGGAGAATTCCGAAGCTAGCAAGAGGACACGTGAATTTGCCGACGGATTGATCCGTGGGGCCTTTGAGCACCGTAACGAGTCTGATACAAAAATCAAAGCTTATGCCCAGAACTGGGATTTCCACCGGATTGCCGCTGTGGATAAAAATGTCATGCGCCTAGCGATTTTTGAAATGCTTCACCGCGATGATATTCCCCCGGTCGTCTCGATTAATGAGGCCGTGGAAATCGCCAAACGTTTCAGTACGGCCGACTCCGGAAAATTCGTCAACGGGATCCTCGATAAATTCAAGCTCGAGCTGACCCGCCCCTTCCGCGATGCGGCCGGGAAGAAGTAG